One genomic segment of Bacteroidales bacterium includes these proteins:
- the nuoE gene encoding NADH-quinone oxidoreductase subunit NuoE: MRIERITQEISRDKQEDIDLSCLDPLIEKYKGKKGNLIPLLQGTQNMFGYLPYVAFEKISRETGLELSDMYGVATFYAQFRLKPVGKIIIKICHGTACHVQNANTISDSLEESLRIKDGETTEDGLFTLESVACLGCCSLAPVMMVGENTFGKLTGTEAVRIVKNIRMEEVKNAN, encoded by the coding sequence CGATCTCAGCTGCCTTGATCCGTTGATCGAAAAATATAAAGGAAAAAAGGGAAACCTTATCCCGCTCCTCCAGGGTACTCAAAACATGTTTGGCTACCTGCCCTATGTGGCTTTTGAGAAGATCTCGCGGGAAACGGGACTGGAACTTTCCGATATGTACGGCGTGGCAACCTTCTACGCCCAGTTCAGATTAAAGCCGGTCGGGAAGATCATCATCAAAATATGCCATGGCACTGCCTGCCACGTGCAAAACGCCAATACCATCAGCGATTCCCTCGAGGAATCACTCAGGATCAAAGACGGCGAAACGACCGAGGACGGCCTCTTTACCCTCGAATCCGTCGCCTGCCTGGGCTGCTGCTCCCTCGCACCGGTCATGATGGTTGGGGAAAATACGTTCGGCAAACTGACAGGAACGGAAGCAGTTCGCATAGTTAAGAATATCAGGATGGAAGAAGTGAAGAACGCTAATTAG